In the Sphaerodactylus townsendi isolate TG3544 linkage group LG10, MPM_Stown_v2.3, whole genome shotgun sequence genome, one interval contains:
- the SLC10A7 gene encoding sodium/bile acid cotransporter 7 isoform X3, protein MGMLDRLRKEWFILGIVLVIAVAKLEPAFGVKGGPLMPEISITYVAVSAIFFNSGLSLKTEELTSALMHVKLHLFVQIFTLVFFPTAIWLFLQLLSITPINEWLLKGLQTVGCMPPPVSSAVILTKAVGGNEHMKPTFCGKHSANGRQHGES, encoded by the exons ATGGGCATGCTAGACAGGCTGAGAAAGGAATGGTTCATCCTGGGCATCGTGCTGGTCATCGCGGTGGCCAAGCTGGAGCCGGCCTTTGGCGTGAAAGGGG gaCCACTGATGCCAGAAATCTCCATTACATACGTAGCTGTTTCAGCTATCTTCTTTAACAGTGGGCTCTCGCTGAAAACTGAG GAGCTGACAAGTGCTTTGATGCATGTGAAATTGCATCTTTTTGTCCAGATCTTCACACTGGTATTCTTCCCAACAGCAATATGGCTATTTCTTCAGCTGCTATCTATCACACCTATAAAtgaatggcttttaaaagg TTTGCAGACAGTCGGCTGCATGCCACCTCCTGTATCTTCAGCAGTTATATTAACCAAAGCAGTTGGTGGGAATGAG CATATGAAGCCAACTTTCTgtgggaaacattcagcaaatggtagaCAGCACGgagaatcctga
- the SLC10A7 gene encoding sodium/bile acid cotransporter 7 isoform X4: protein MGMLDRLRKEWFILGIVLVIAVAKLEPAFGVKGGPLMPEISITYVAVSAIFFNSGLSLKTEFADSRLHATSCIFSSYINQSSWWE from the exons ATGGGCATGCTAGACAGGCTGAGAAAGGAATGGTTCATCCTGGGCATCGTGCTGGTCATCGCGGTGGCCAAGCTGGAGCCGGCCTTTGGCGTGAAAGGGG gaCCACTGATGCCAGAAATCTCCATTACATACGTAGCTGTTTCAGCTATCTTCTTTAACAGTGGGCTCTCGCTGAAAACTGAG TTTGCAGACAGTCGGCTGCATGCCACCTCCTGTATCTTCAGCAGTTATATTAACCAAAGCAGTTGGTGGGAATGA